Genomic segment of Pararhodobacter zhoushanensis:
TGTGCAGACGTCACTGAAATCTCCCTGAACCAAGCACCCGAAGGCACCCAAAATCAACACAGCCGCACCCCAGATGCGCGACCCTAATCACGGCAGAGTAAGGCGAATCGATCCGTGCGGCAACTGTCGGTATGCCACGTCTATTTCGGGATGGAACGCTTATCAGGCTTGGACTAGGGTGATCGCGCAGCGCAGCCGCGCGCCGTACAGACAAACGGTTTCAACACAGTATGTCCTCACTTTCTCCTCGCGTTGGTGTGGTGATCCGCACCAAGGATCGACCAGGCTTTGTCACGCGCGCCCTGCGCAGCGTGATGGATCAGACCTATCCCGGCTGGCGCGTCATGCTGGTCAACGACGGCGGCGATCAGCCCGCGCTGGAGGCCGCGATTGCAGCCGACGGCCTGGCGCCCTTGTTCGCCAGCGACGCAATGCAGGCGTTGCACTTGCCGGCGTCAATCGGGCGGTCTGATGCCTTCAACCTCGGGGCGCAAACGCTGGACACCGAGTTTGTGTGCTGCCTGGACGACGACGACACCTGGGCACCGGGCTTTCTGGAGGCTCTGCTCGACCTGCATGACCGCACCCTGCCGCTGGCCCCTGATCTGGGCGGCGTGGCGGCGCTGGTCACGGCGGTGCGCGAGGATCTGGTAACGCTCGACGGAACGGAAACCCTGATCACCCTGGGCGAGGATGAGCTGTCGCACGCGTTCCGGCGCACGGATTTCTTTCTGAACCCCATCGCCTATGCCACCTATCGGCATGACCTTTACCCGGTGCAATGGATGCTCAACCGTCAGGCTGTACTGGCGGCGGGCGGGTTCCCGTCGGCGTTCAACGTGATGGAAGACCGCGCCTTCATGACGCTCTTCCTGCAACGCTGGCGGGTGGCGATCCTTGATCAGAAGCTGGCCTTTCACCACCGGCGCACCCGGCGCAAAGGCGACACACAGCAAAGCATCGTGCTCAACACGCTGGACAACCCGTCCTATGACTGGCGGCTGTTTTCGGATCTGGCCAAGATCCCGCTCAATTCCCTGCCTGATGACGAAGGCGACGGCGCATCGACCAGCGAACGCGCCGGTGCCTTGTTGCGGGCCACGGCGGCCACCATCATCAAAGAGCTGAACGATGAGACCAGCGGGCTGTGGCACAAGATCAACGGCGAGACCGCGACGCTGAAGGCCCGCCTCGAAGCGCTCGATGCGCGGGTCGGCGGCGTGGCGGCGGTGCCCGAGGCCGCGACCCCACCCGAGGCGCAGGTCTGGTCGCTTTGGACCGAACTGGGCGCGCAGGACGCGGGCTTTGGTCTGGGCGTGGATACGCCGTTCCTGTCGCGGCTCTCGCTGTCGATGGCCGATGCGCAACCGGGGCTGATGATGCATGCCTCGCAGGCACAGAACCGCATGGTCGTTCAGATCCCCTGCACGCATGACTGGGCCGCGCTGGAGCTGTCGCTGGACGGGCTTGTCAAACGCGGCCACGGGCTGCGCTGCGAACTGATCGTCAGCCATCC
This window contains:
- a CDS encoding glycosyltransferase family 2 protein; its protein translation is MSSLSPRVGVVIRTKDRPGFVTRALRSVMDQTYPGWRVMLVNDGGDQPALEAAIAADGLAPLFASDAMQALHLPASIGRSDAFNLGAQTLDTEFVCCLDDDDTWAPGFLEALLDLHDRTLPLAPDLGGVAALVTAVREDLVTLDGTETLITLGEDELSHAFRRTDFFLNPIAYATYRHDLYPVQWMLNRQAVLAAGGFPSAFNVMEDRAFMTLFLQRWRVAILDQKLAFHHRRTRRKGDTQQSIVLNTLDNPSYDWRLFSDLAKIPLNSLPDDEGDGASTSERAGALLRATAATIIKELNDETSGLWHKINGETATLKARLEALDARVGGVAAVPEAATPPEAQVWSLWTELGAQDAGFGLGVDTPFLSRLSLSMADAQPGLMMHASQAQNRMVVQIPCTHDWAALELSLDGLVKRGHGLRCELIVSHPTGYLFETALSVTQRDRRGRVSQALEVGHVHSCPPGGSVRVVRDFPVEAFERDARCKFSVALPRQASDFRLILHDLVVSLL